Proteins encoded within one genomic window of Alteribacter populi:
- a CDS encoding glycosyltransferase, which yields MKKKLLFVIDSLTIGGAEKSLVSLLNLINHSKYEIDLLLFKRGGDLEKLIPKKVNVLPLPEYFSFLAKKRFRFKKNLLYSSYKYKTSFYLRLPNYKNLHSEQIVYENIKNILNPLQQKYDVAIAYSQGMPTYFVANKVKADKKLAWINTDYVNTLYNKNLDYKSYKCFNKIIAVSKNTKDSVAQLSYEYSNKLEIILDIIDPNLLFKMAEEHKVLEYDQSVINILSVGRLETVKAYEKAIEVAKILKNRNVKFKWFVIGEGSERKNLQQLVDNHQLKDVFIFLGKKINPYSYMKKCDLYVQTSLKEGFGLTVCEAKILKKPIVCTNFPTAREIINHETDGLIVDHDIESIYQGIIKYLENSRFRERIIEELSSQNTYSSINEVEKLYKLI from the coding sequence ATGAAGAAAAAATTGTTATTTGTCATTGATTCACTGACAATTGGGGGAGCAGAAAAAAGTTTAGTTTCATTATTAAATTTAATCAATCATTCGAAATATGAAATTGATTTATTACTTTTTAAACGGGGAGGAGACCTGGAAAAATTAATACCTAAAAAGGTAAATGTATTACCATTACCGGAATACTTTAGTTTTTTAGCAAAAAAAAGATTTCGATTTAAAAAAAACTTATTATATAGCTCTTATAAATATAAAACTTCATTTTATTTGAGGTTACCCAATTATAAAAATTTGCACAGTGAGCAAATTGTATATGAAAATATAAAAAATATACTTAACCCCCTTCAGCAAAAATACGATGTCGCGATAGCTTATAGTCAAGGAATGCCGACTTACTTTGTAGCAAATAAAGTTAAGGCTGATAAAAAGCTTGCTTGGATAAATACAGATTATGTAAATACCCTGTATAATAAAAATCTCGATTATAAATCTTACAAATGTTTCAATAAAATCATTGCTGTTTCTAAAAATACTAAAGATTCAGTTGCACAATTAAGCTATGAGTATAGTAACAAGCTGGAAATTATATTAGATATTATTGATCCGAATTTGTTATTTAAAATGGCTGAAGAACATAAGGTGTTAGAATATGACCAGTCAGTAATTAATATATTATCAGTTGGAAGGCTGGAGACAGTAAAAGCATATGAAAAAGCTATTGAAGTAGCCAAAATATTAAAAAATAGAAATGTGAAGTTCAAATGGTTTGTTATTGGAGAAGGTTCGGAAAGAAAGAACCTTCAACAGTTAGTTGATAACCATCAGCTTAAAGATGTTTTTATTTTTCTTGGCAAGAAAATCAATCCCTATTCTTACATGAAAAAATGTGACTTATATGTGCAAACATCCTTAAAAGAAGGCTTCGGTCTTACGGTATGTGAAGCAAAAATATTAAAAAAACCCATAGTCTGTACTAATTTTCCAACAGCTAGAGAAATTATTAATCATGAAACAGATGGATTAATCGTGGACCATGATATAGAGAGCATTTACCAAGGTATAATCAAGTATTTAGAAAATAGTAGGTTTAGAGAAAGAATAATTGAAGAATTATCTTCTCAAAATACGTATAGCTCCATTAATGAAGTTGAAAAATTATATAAGCTTATATAA
- a CDS encoding polysaccharide pyruvyl transferase family protein — MNKIFVDIYLAFNLGDDLFLDVLAKKYPNCEFTLNYIGKNYDSFISGYRNLKRRKYTLLNKVGQRLKLSDKITNYHEVAEEHDALLFLGGSIFREEDYHNSLFRDRIKMVSEFKKRDKSIFILGANFGPYKTKDFINDYRRLFELCDDVCFRDKYSYEIFKGLKQVRYAPDIVFQMNVDKYKSIQKKNIVGYSIIDVNHKKGLASYSKTYINTTVKSIEHFVNKGYKCWLMSFCEKEGDQKICRMIYSQLSNETKKHIKIYEYSGDIKEAISLIASFKLFIAARFHGVILSLLLGRTCLPVIYSEKTSNMLKDISMDETMMITMKNLALQTDENILSKAKDVNANINKLSGLACNHFKMLNAFIEGGRDAYEKRNYIHVN; from the coding sequence ATGAATAAAATCTTTGTTGATATTTATTTAGCCTTCAACTTAGGAGACGATTTGTTTTTAGATGTTCTTGCAAAAAAATATCCGAATTGTGAATTTACCCTTAATTATATAGGAAAGAATTATGATTCTTTTATTTCAGGGTATCGTAATCTAAAAAGAAGAAAATATACGTTATTAAATAAGGTTGGTCAGCGTCTTAAACTTTCTGATAAAATAACGAACTATCATGAAGTTGCTGAGGAGCATGATGCCTTATTATTTTTAGGAGGTTCTATTTTTAGAGAGGAGGATTATCACAACTCATTATTTAGAGACAGAATAAAAATGGTTTCTGAATTTAAAAAGAGAGATAAGAGTATATTTATTTTGGGAGCTAATTTCGGTCCATATAAAACAAAAGATTTCATCAATGATTATAGAAGGTTATTTGAGTTATGCGATGACGTTTGCTTTAGAGATAAATATTCTTATGAAATATTTAAAGGTTTAAAACAAGTAAGGTATGCGCCAGATATTGTTTTTCAAATGAATGTTGATAAATATAAGTCAATTCAAAAGAAGAACATAGTAGGTTATTCAATTATTGATGTTAATCATAAAAAGGGGTTAGCTTCGTACTCAAAAACTTACATAAATACGACTGTTAAATCAATTGAGCATTTTGTAAATAAAGGATATAAGTGTTGGCTAATGTCATTTTGTGAAAAAGAGGGGGATCAAAAGATATGTAGAATGATATATAGCCAACTTAGTAATGAAACCAAAAAGCATATAAAAATTTACGAGTATAGTGGTGATATAAAAGAAGCAATTTCATTAATAGCCTCTTTTAAACTTTTTATTGCTGCAAGATTCCATGGCGTTATTTTGTCTTTACTACTAGGTAGAACATGTTTGCCTGTTATTTATAGTGAAAAAACAAGTAATATGTTAAAGGATATTTCAATGGATGAAACGATGATGATAACTATGAAAAACCTTGCATTACAAACTGACGAAAATATTCTAAGTAAAGCTAAAGATGTTAACGCTAATATAAATAAGCTCTCTGGTTTGGCATGTAATCATTTTAAAATGCTAAATGCTTTTATTGAAGGTGGGAGGGATGCTTATGAAAAAAGAAATTATATTCATGTTAATTAA
- a CDS encoding glycosyltransferase, translated as MKKEIIFMLINMNIGGTEKALLNMIAELPEDQFEITILMLEENGGFFDQIPSNVKVDYLKDYHDIKPLLNNPPKSTFVRLLKKGRVIKAFRFFTSYSISKGLKNKSIFFNYLLRNHSKFKKEYDIAVAYAGPMDFISYFVLNKIKSKKKVQWIHFDITQVGFDKHFASKAYKKFDKIFTVSKEGLDKLLHVLPSIKEKSAYLYNLTSSEYVMKMADYGLGFQDHFNGIRVLTVGRLSKEKGQDLAIPVLAKLKSEGYNLKWYCVGEGSARVEYEKLIEQYKVKNEFILLGSNPNPYPFMNECDIYVQPSRHEGYCITLAEARYFEKPIVSTNFNSVREHIKDGETGLIVEINEGCIYKALKKLLDNKELRDLFIENSSKEYLNFSNEKQKVIKNLSI; from the coding sequence ATGAAAAAAGAAATTATATTCATGTTAATTAATATGAATATAGGCGGAACTGAAAAAGCACTTCTCAATATGATAGCCGAGCTGCCAGAGGATCAGTTTGAAATCACGATTTTAATGCTTGAAGAAAACGGAGGTTTTTTTGACCAAATTCCTTCAAATGTGAAAGTCGACTATCTAAAGGATTACCATGATATCAAACCACTCCTTAACAATCCGCCTAAAAGCACTTTTGTACGATTATTAAAAAAAGGACGTGTAATTAAAGCTTTTCGTTTTTTTACAAGTTATTCAATCTCAAAGGGACTGAAGAACAAAAGTATATTTTTTAACTATCTATTAAGAAATCACTCAAAATTTAAAAAGGAATATGATATTGCAGTAGCTTATGCAGGTCCAATGGACTTCATAAGTTATTTTGTTTTAAACAAGATAAAATCTAAAAAGAAAGTTCAATGGATTCACTTTGATATTACTCAAGTTGGATTCGATAAACACTTTGCATCTAAAGCGTATAAAAAATTTGATAAGATATTCACTGTTTCTAAAGAAGGGTTGGATAAGTTATTACATGTTTTGCCCTCTATAAAAGAAAAGAGTGCTTATTTATATAATCTTACTTCATCGGAATACGTAATGAAGATGGCCGATTATGGTTTGGGTTTTCAAGATCACTTTAATGGGATCAGAGTCTTGACTGTGGGCAGATTAAGTAAAGAAAAAGGTCAGGATCTGGCTATTCCAGTCTTAGCAAAACTAAAATCAGAAGGATATAACCTGAAATGGTATTGTGTTGGGGAAGGAAGCGCTAGAGTTGAGTACGAAAAACTTATTGAGCAATACAAAGTGAAAAACGAGTTCATATTGCTAGGAAGTAATCCTAACCCCTATCCATTTATGAATGAGTGTGATATATACGTTCAACCTTCAAGGCATGAGGGATATTGTATCACCTTAGCAGAGGCAAGGTACTTTGAAAAGCCGATAGTATCCACGAATTTTAATAGTGTAAGAGAACATATTAAAGATGGTGAAACGGGATTAATTGTAGAAATTAATGAAGGGTGTATTTATAAGGCATTAAAGAAACTGTTAGATAACAAGGAGTTACGTGACTTATTTATTGAAAACTCTTCAAAGGAGTATTTAAATTTTTCAAACGAAAAGCAAAAAGTTATTAAAAACCTTTCCATATAG
- a CDS encoding ABC transporter ATP-binding protein translates to MNIAKKILVLFNKKEKKKLSLLFFMMILAALLETIGIGLIVPFVGIITNPNIIQEQAILSLLFDTLNFQSVTSFIIFGVIVMLSVFIVKNLYLLLFHYAQFRLILNQQVKLSRKLFKEYLTKPYTFHLQRNTADLLRNVNHEVSKVFQGILLSSFQLLTEILVVICILVLLFVTAPLATLTASVILGGSVFLFFKFFRKKISYLGKEQQRVSGTMIKWVNQGLGASKEVKVSGKESFFVNAYTKHSQINANNSRYMKMLEQVPRLFIETLLVSLVLLMMLIIILQGNSSTQVVSTMALFAMAAFRLLPSITRVVAMVTTIRYNLPALTVIYEDLVNNASNEQMNNSSSIIIKEENRTFKHSINLKNVSFCYPGQKQRAINDISLTIPIGQSVAFVGESGSGKTTLVDIILGLLSPQDGQLLIDDKPLIEQKSKWQKKIGYIPQTIFLSDETIRGNVAFGYDKSQISDKEVWRALDQAQLKEFVKSLPDMLDTQVGERGVRLSGGQRQRIGIARALYHNPEVLFMDEATSALDTETETEIMKAIDGLKGDKTLIIVAHRLSTIENCNIVFDISGGTLLSTNIRYEKQSS, encoded by the coding sequence GTGAATATTGCAAAGAAAATATTGGTACTTTTTAATAAGAAAGAAAAAAAGAAATTATCTTTACTTTTTTTCATGATGATATTAGCGGCATTATTAGAAACGATTGGGATAGGTTTAATTGTTCCTTTCGTTGGAATAATAACAAATCCAAATATTATTCAAGAACAGGCAATCTTAAGCTTATTATTTGATACCTTAAATTTTCAATCTGTTACATCATTTATAATATTTGGAGTTATCGTGATGCTGTCTGTATTTATTGTAAAAAATTTATACCTCTTGTTATTCCATTATGCTCAATTTCGTTTAATCCTTAATCAACAAGTTAAGTTATCTAGAAAATTATTTAAAGAGTATTTAACGAAACCATATACTTTTCATTTGCAGCGAAATACAGCAGACCTTTTAAGAAATGTAAATCATGAAGTATCGAAAGTATTTCAAGGTATTCTCCTATCCAGTTTCCAACTTCTTACGGAGATTTTAGTTGTTATCTGCATTTTAGTACTCTTGTTTGTTACGGCTCCTTTAGCTACTTTAACAGCTTCTGTCATTTTAGGCGGAAGTGTTTTTTTATTTTTTAAGTTTTTTCGAAAGAAAATTAGTTATTTAGGTAAAGAGCAACAAAGAGTGAGCGGTACAATGATCAAATGGGTTAACCAGGGGCTCGGAGCAAGCAAAGAAGTGAAGGTTTCAGGTAAAGAAAGTTTTTTTGTTAATGCCTACACCAAGCATAGTCAAATTAATGCAAATAATAGCCGTTATATGAAAATGCTTGAACAAGTTCCAAGGCTGTTCATTGAAACTTTATTGGTGTCATTAGTACTTCTAATGATGCTTATAATCATTTTACAAGGGAACAGCTCTACCCAAGTTGTTTCTACAATGGCCCTATTTGCTATGGCTGCATTTCGTCTTCTTCCCTCTATTACCCGCGTTGTAGCAATGGTTACGACGATCCGTTACAATTTACCAGCATTAACAGTTATATATGAAGACTTGGTCAATAATGCTTCAAACGAACAAATGAACAATAGCTCTTCTATAATTATAAAAGAAGAAAATAGAACGTTTAAACATTCAATCAACCTTAAAAATGTAAGTTTTTGTTATCCTGGTCAGAAGCAAAGGGCAATTAATGATATTTCTTTAACTATACCTATTGGTCAATCCGTAGCTTTTGTTGGCGAATCAGGATCTGGAAAAACTACACTCGTGGATATCATCCTTGGGTTATTAAGTCCTCAAGATGGTCAGCTTTTAATTGACGATAAACCTTTAATTGAACAGAAATCAAAATGGCAGAAAAAAATCGGCTATATTCCACAGACAATTTTTTTGTCTGATGAAACGATCCGAGGTAATGTTGCATTTGGATATGATAAGTCACAAATTAGTGATAAAGAAGTGTGGAGGGCTCTAGATCAAGCACAGCTAAAAGAGTTTGTAAAATCTTTGCCTGATATGTTAGATACACAGGTAGGTGAGAGAGGAGTAAGACTATCCGGAGGTCAACGTCAACGGATTGGAATTGCACGCGCATTATACCATAATCCTGAGGTTTTGTTTATGGATGAAGCGACTTCAGCACTGGATACAGAAACAGAAACAGAAATCATGAAAGCCATTGATGGATTAAAAGGCGACAAAACGTTAATTATCGTTGCTCACCGGTTAAGTACAATTGAGAATTGTAACATAGTATTTGATATTAGTGGAGGAACTCTACTGTCAACAAATATAAGATATGAAAAACAATCATCCTAA
- the galE gene encoding UDP-glucose 4-epimerase GalE — protein sequence MKILVTGGAGYIGTHTCVELLNAGHEIVVVDNFSNSKLVALERVREITGKLFEVCETDLKDGKTLGRVFSENQIDAVIHFAGLKAVGESVSLPLRYYQNNVAGTLTLCEVMDKFNVRNLVFSSSATVYGQNNQTPFRENLSLNGTNPYGRSKLMIEDILQDLHSSNPEWSIALLRYFNPVGAHRSGKIGEDPNGIPNNLMPYISQVAVGKLNELQVYGDDYETKDGTGIRDYIHVVDLAVGHLKAIEKVILDNGIEAYNLGTGSGYSVMELTQVFENVSGQKIPYKVVKRRAGDVAESYADVSKAKRELNWQAKKGIVEMCIDTWHWQSKNPNGYKCTEEAGAFKN from the coding sequence ATGAAAATACTAGTAACTGGCGGTGCAGGCTATATCGGCACACACACATGTGTGGAATTATTGAATGCAGGGCATGAAATTGTTGTAGTTGATAACTTTTCAAATAGCAAACTTGTAGCGCTTGAGAGAGTAAGAGAGATTACCGGTAAATTATTTGAAGTCTGTGAAACAGATTTAAAAGACGGAAAAACCTTAGGAAGAGTTTTTTCTGAGAATCAGATTGATGCCGTCATTCATTTTGCTGGATTGAAAGCTGTTGGTGAATCGGTTTCCTTACCTCTGCGCTATTATCAAAACAATGTGGCTGGAACATTAACATTGTGTGAGGTAATGGATAAGTTTAACGTTCGTAATCTTGTATTCAGTTCTTCTGCTACCGTTTACGGTCAAAATAATCAGACACCCTTTCGTGAAAACCTTTCTTTAAATGGAACAAATCCTTATGGAAGGTCTAAGCTCATGATTGAGGACATCTTACAGGACCTACACTCATCTAATCCCGAATGGAGTATCGCGTTGCTTCGTTACTTTAACCCAGTTGGGGCTCATAGGAGTGGTAAAATCGGTGAAGACCCAAACGGCATTCCAAACAACCTTATGCCGTACATCAGTCAAGTGGCAGTTGGTAAATTAAATGAACTGCAAGTTTATGGGGACGATTATGAAACGAAGGATGGTACTGGGATTCGTGATTATATCCATGTGGTTGACCTTGCCGTAGGGCACTTAAAAGCGATAGAAAAAGTGATACTAGATAATGGAATAGAGGCCTATAATTTAGGGACCGGATCGGGATACAGTGTAATGGAATTGACTCAAGTATTTGAAAACGTTAGTGGCCAAAAGATTCCATACAAAGTAGTAAAAAGAAGAGCAGGTGATGTTGCTGAAAGCTATGCGGATGTATCAAAGGCAAAAAGAGAGCTAAATTGGCAGGCAAAAAAAGGGATAGTTGAAATGTGTATAGATACATGGCACTGGCAATCAAAGAACCCAAATGGATATAAATGTACAGAAGAAGCGGGGGCATTTAAAAATTAA